Below is a genomic region from Streptomyces roseoviridis.
CGGGGCTGCCGTCCGCGTGCTCCCAGCCGAAGTGGTACTTCGCGATGCGCCGTATGGATCCCGGCAGCGACTCGACGGTCGTCCGCAGCTGGGGATCGACGACGCTGCGCGCCCGGTCCAGGAGGAGCACGGCGCCCTGCGCTCCGCTCGCGGTGTCCGCGCTGGTCGTGGTGGTCATGTTCAACAGTCGCTTTCCTCGCGGCCGGTACGGCGGCCCCCGCGGCGGGAGCCGGGAGCGTCGGGAGTGGCCGGCGGGGGCGGTCGGCCGCCCCCGCCGGGCCGGAGGCCGGCTCACCGCCAGCGGCTGACCTCCACGTTCTCCAGGACGCCCAGCGCGTCGGGCACCAGGACGGCCGCCGAGTAGTAGGCCGTGACGAGGTAGGAGATGATCGCCTGCTCGTCGATGCCCATGAAGCGGCACGACAGGCTGGGCTCGATCTCGTCGGGCAGGCCGGGCTGGTGCAGGCCGATCACGCCCTGCTCGGACTCGCCCGTACGCATGCAGATGATGGACGTGGTGCCCGCGTCCGAGACCGGGATCTTGTCGCAGGGGTAGATCGGCACCCCGCGCCAGGTCGTGATGCGGGTGCCGTCGACGTCGATCGTGTCGGCGGCCAGGCCCCGCCTGTTGAGCTCGCGGCCGAAGGCGGCGATGGCGCGCGGGTGGGCCAGGAACATCCGGGAGCCGCGCCGGCGGGAGAGCAGCTCGTCCAGGTCGTCCGGACCGGGCACGCCGTCGTGCGGCTGGAGGCGCTGCCCGTAGTCGCAGTTGGAGAGGAGACCGAACTCGCGGTTGTTGACGAGCTCGTGCTCCTGGCGCTCGCGCAGCGCCTCGACCGTGAGCCGCAGCTGCTGCTCGGTCTGGTTCATCGGCTGGTTGTAGAGGTCGGCCACGCGGGTGTGGACCTTGAGCACGGTCTGGGCGACGCTCAGCTCGTACTCGCGCGGGGAGGCCTCGTAGTCCACGAAGGTGTGCGGCAGCACGGCCTCGCCGACGTGGCCCGCGGACAGGTCGATGGCCGCCTCGCCGTACTTGTTGGTGCGCCGGCGGGGCAGCGCGGCGTACTCCGCGAGATGACCGGCGAGCGAGCCGGCCCGCTCGGCGAGGTTGAGCACGTCGGCCCGGGTGAGCTCCAGGACCGTACAGGCGGTGGCGGCGCGGGCGGTCCACTCCCAGGTGGCGTCCTCGCTGACCAGCGAGGCGTCGCCGAAGTAGGCGCCGTCGGCGAGGACGCCGAGGACGGCCTCGTCCCCGTAGGGCCCCTCGCCGACCTGTTCGACCCTGCCGTGGGCCAGCAGGTGGACCCGGTCGGTGTTCTCGCCGCGGAGGGCGATGACCTCGCCCGCCGCGTACTCCCGCTGCCGGCAGCGGGACGCCAGCTCCGCGAGGGCGTCGTCGTCGTCGTAACCGCGCAGGGCGGGGAGTTCACCGAGCTCGGCCGGGATGACGGCGACGCGCTCACCGGTCTGCACGAAGGTGACGCGCCCGTCGCCGACGGCGTGGCTGAGCCTGCGGTTGACCCGGTACGTGCCTCCCTTGACCTGCACCCAGGGCAGCGTCCGCAGCAGCCAGCGGGAGCTGATCTCCTGCATCTGCGGGACCGACTTGGTGGTGGTCGCGAGGTTCCGCGCGGCGGCGGTCCCGAGACTCTGCTGCGGGACCGCCCGGCCCGCGCGGACCTCGTCACCAACCGAACCAACGGACATGGAACTCCCTCTCGATACGACAGAACTGCGAGGGAAAGCCTTTCAGCACGGAGCGTGTCCGCGCCATTACACAAAAGAGTGGGAGTGGGCGGGACTCGACCGGGGCATCGGCGCACGATGTCGCGGGCGCCCGGCACGGCGCCTCGCTCCCGTCCCGCGGGCCCTGTCCGGATCGGCTCGCACACGGTCCGAACGGATGGCAGCGGAGTCGATCGCTCCGGTACTCCGGAGGAACCGCTATCCCCTGCCTGAAAGGAGCCGGTCATGGCCTCACCCATGTCCGCGAGCCGCTTCCTCGACGCGCTGCGCGACGAGGGCCTGACGGTCGTCGAGGTCGGCGACTGGCGTACTCACAACCGCAACCACAAAGGGCCCTGGGGCCCGGTGCACGGCGTGATGATCCACCACACCGTCACCCGGGGCACCAGCAACACCGTGCGCATCTGCCGGGACGGCCACAGCGGCCTGCCGGGGCCGCTGTGCCACGGCGTGATCGCCAAGGACGGCACCGTCCACCTGGTCGGCTACGGCAGAGCCAACCACGCCGGTCTCGGCGACGACGAGGTGCTGCGGGCGGTCATCGCCGAGAAGCGCCTGCCGCGCGACGACGAGGCCACCACGGACGGCAACCGCCACTTCTACGGATTCGAGTGCGAGAACCTCGGCGACGGCGAGGACCCGTGGCCGAAGGTGCAGCTGGACGCCATCGCCAAGGCCGCGGCGGCGGTGTGCCGGGTGCACGGCTGGACCCACCGCTCGGTCATCGGCCACCTGGAGTGGCAGCCGGGCAAGGTGGACCCGCGCGGCTTCACCATGGCCTCGATGCGCGGACGGATCGCCGACCGGCTGCGCTGACGCCCGCGAGGGCGGCGAGAATGTCCGGGTGAACGCGTTCGATCCCGCCCGCCTGCGGCCCCGGCTCCCTTCCCCCCTGGAGCCGGCCGTGGACGAGCGCTTCACCCGGCGCGGCCTGACGCTGCTGCTCAAGCGGGACGACCTGATCCACCCCGACCTGCCCGGCAACAAGTGGCGCAAGCTCGCCCTCAACCTGCGGGAGGCCGGCGGACGGCCGGTGCTCACCTTCGGGGGCGCCTACTCCAACCACCTGCGGGCGACGGCCGCCGCCGGCCGGCTGCTCGGCTTCGCCACGATCGGCGTCGTGCGCGGCGACGAGCTGGCCGGCCGGCCGCTCAACCCGTCCCTGGCGCGCTGCGCGGCGGACGGCATGCGGCTCGTGTTCGCCGACCGCGCCACGTACCGCGCGAAGCACCGGCCCGAGGCCCTGGCCCGGCTCCTGGCGCTGGCCGGCGCCCCCGACGACGTGTACGTGGTCCCCGAGGGCGGCAGCAACGTGCTCGCCGTCCGCGGCTGCGTGGAGCTCGGCCGCGAGCTGAACGGCGCCGAGGACCCGCCGGACGTCGTCGCCGTCGCCTGCGGCACCGGCGGGACCCTCGCCGGTCTGGCCGCCGCCTTCGAGGGGCGGACCCTGGGCGTGCCGGTCCTCAGGGGAGGCTTCCTGGGCCGCGAGGTCCAGGCCCTGCAGGAGGCGGCGTTCGGCGGTCCGCGCGGCGACTGGCGGCTCGACGAGCGCTTCCACTTCGGCGGCTACGCCCGTACGACCCCGGAACTCGACGCCTTCGCACAGGATTTCGGCACGCGGCATGAACTCGCCATCGAGCGACTGTATGTCGCCAAAATGCTCTACGGACTGACCGCCCTCGCCGAGGAGGGCGCCTTCGCCCCCGGCACCCGCATCGCCGCCGTCGTCACCGGGGCGCCGGAGCCCGGCCCGGACTCCGGCGCCGGGCGGCCACGCGGGAGCGGTTAGGGGGTGTCGTGTCGATCAGGCCGGATCAGGGCCGGGCGGCGCGAGCCCGGCGAGATCGGCGAGACACCCGCCGGCCGCGTCCCCAGCCTCACAGGTCAGTACAGCTAGCCGGTCTCCTCGCGGTAGGCCGCCGCCTCCTCCAGGTCGAGGCGGCGCAGCAGGGTGCGCATCATCTCGTCGTCGATGCGGCGGGCGTCGCGCAGGCGCACGAAGACCTCGCGCTCGGCGTCGATCATCTCCCGCGCGAGCCGCCGGTAGGTGTCGTCGGCGGTCTCCCCGGTGAGCTCGTTGACGGCGCCGAGCCGTTCCCAGACGGCGTTGCGGCGCCGCTCCAGGACCGTGCGGAGCCGGTCGGCGAGGGGCTGCGGCAGGGCGTTGCGCTCGTCGGCGAGGAGCGCGTCGAGCCGCTCCTCGGCGGCCCTGGACGCCTCGCTCTGGGCCTGCGCCTCGGCGAGGGTCTCCTGGTAGCGGTCGCGTCCGGGCAGCTTCAGGGCCCTGATGAGCGGGGGCAGGGTGAGGCCCTGGACGACGAGGGTGCCGATCACGGTGGTGAAGGTGAGGAAGAGGACCAGGTTGCGGGCCGGGAACGGCACGTCGTCGGTGACGACGGGGATGGAGAAGGCGATGGCGAGCGAGACGACCCCGCGCATGCCGGCCCAGCCCACGACCAGCGGGGCCCTCCAGTCCACACCGGGCTCGCGCTCCCTGATCCGAGCGGACGTCCGGGGCAGGAAGGTGGCCGGGTAGACCCAGACGAAACGGACGACCACCACGGCCACGAAGACCCCGGCCGCGTACCAGGCGGCCTCCCCCACCCCGTACCGGCCGAGTCCCTGGACGACGTACGGCAGCTGGAGGCCGATCAGGGCGAAGACGGCGGACTCCAGGACGAAGGCGACCATCTTCCACACGGCCTCCTCCTGGAGCCGGGTGGCGAAGTCGACCTGCCAGTTCTTGTGGCCGAGGGCGAGGCCGACCACGACGACGGCGAGCACACCGGAGGCGTGGACCTCTTCCGCGGCGGCGTAGGCGATGAAGGGGATGAGGAGGGAGAGGGTGTTCTGGAGCAGCGCCTCGCGCAGCCGGAGCCGCAGCCAGTGGATGGGCAGCATCAGGAGCAGGCCGACGCCGATGCCGCCGATCGCGGCGAGCGCGAACTCGCCGATGCCGCCCGACCAGCTGATGCCCTCGCCCACGGCGGCGGCCAGGGCGACCTTGTAGGCGGTGATGGCGGTGGCGTCGTTCACCAGGGACTCGCCCTGGAGGATCGTGGTGATCCGGTTCGGCAGGCCGAGCTTGCGGGCGATGGCGGTGGCGGCGACCGCGTCCGGCGGGGCGACGACCGCGCCGAGGACGAGGGCGGCGGTCAGCGGCAGATCGGGCACGAGGACGTACGCGAGCCAGCCCACCGCGACCGTCGCGAAGAGCACGTAGCCGACGGAGAGCAGCGCCACGGGCCGGATGTTGGCGCGCAGGTCGAGGTACGAGGAGTCGACCGCGGCCGTGTAGAGCAGCGGGGGCAGGATCAGCGGCAGCACGATGTGCGGGTCGAGGGTGTAGTCGGGCACCCCGGGCACATAGGAGGCGACGAGGCCGGCCGCCACCAGGAGGAGGGGTGCCGGCACCGGGGTCCTGCGGGCCGAGCCCGCCACCGCGGCGCTCGCCGCGACCAGCGCCACCAGTTGCAGTGCGTCCATGCCCCGTCCCCGTCTTCGGCCCGTACGTCACTCCTGTCGCAACGTAACCTGGCCATCATGAGCGAGTGTCCGCACATTGCCGAAATGCCGCACCCGGAGCCCGTGCCGCTGCACGAGACCTGTCAGGAGTGCCTGGCCGACGGGACGCACCCGGTGCAGCTCCGGCTGTGTCTCAGCTGCGGGCACGTGGGCTGCTGCGACTCCTCGGCGGGGCGGCACGCGACGGCGCACTTCACCGCCACCGGACACCCGGTGATGCGGACCTTCGAGCCGAACGAGCGCTGGCGCTGGTGCTTCGTGGACGGTTCGATCGTCTGACGGCTGGGTACGTCACCCCTCCGCGGGTTCTCCGCGGCCGCCGGGACGGGCCCTTCGGGGCAGGTCCTCAGGGGGGCGGTCCGTCCTGGCCCGGCGACACGACGGGACGGATCGCGATAGCGTCTCGGCGGACTGCGCGAACCGACCGCGTACCGCCTGGTCCGGAGGGCGTTCCCTCCCGGACCCCGAAAGAGCTTGTGCCACCTTGGAGGTGAGGGTGTCCCAGATCGCAGGCGAGCCCGGGACCCAGGACTTCGTGGAAGTCCGGCTGCCCGCTGCGGGTGCCTACCTGTCCGTGCTGCGTACGGCCACGGCCGGCCTCGCGGCACGTTTGGACTTCACCCTCGACGAGATCGAGGACCTGCGGATCGCCGTCGACGAGGCGTGCGCGATCCTGCTCCAGCAGGCGGTGCCGGGGTCGGTGCTGAGCTGCGTGTTCCGGCTGGTCGACGACTCGCTCGACGTCACGGTCTCGGCGCCGACCACGGACGGCCGGGCGCCCGAGCGGGACACCTTCGCGTGGACGGTGCTCTCGGCGCTGGCCGGGAAGGTGGAGTCGTCCGTGGCGGAGGACCGGACGGTCTCCATCAGCCTGTACAAACAGCGCGGCGCGGGGCCAGGCCCGGCGTGAGGAGCGGGGACGCGACGGCCGGCATCCCTGAGCAGCAGGCACGGCCGCATCCGGAGCCGGAGACCGGGGCGGTCCCGGCCGATGCCGGAACCGGGACCGGAAGCCGGTCCGGAGCCAGGACCGGAGTCGAGGTCGCTACGGATCACGCGGAGCAGGCGGACCAGATGAGCGAGCACGAGCAGCACGAAGCGGTTCCCGCGGCCCCGGGGGGCGCGGCCGCCCACGCCGGGCGGGAGGCCCCCGCGGTCGCTGCCGACACGGCCGGGGCCGGTCACGGCGCCGAGGGGCCCTCCGAGGCCGAGGAGGTCCACGGGCCCGCCGAGTACCCCGCGGTGCCCGACCCGCACGACCGCACCGGCGCGCGGGCCCTCTTCGTCGAGCTGCGGGGCCTCCCGGAGGGGTCGCCGGAGAAGGCGGCGCTGCGCGACCGGCTGGTGCGGATGCACCTGCCGCTGGTGGAGCACCTGGCCCGGCGGTTCCGCAACCGGGGCGAGCCGCTGGACGACCTGACGCAGGTGGCGACGATCGGCCTGATCAAGTCGGTGGACCGGTTCGACCCGGACCGCGGCGTGGAGTTCTCCACGTACGCGACCCCGACCGTGGTGGGCGAGATCAAGCGCCACTTCCGTGACAAGGGCTGGGCGGTGCGGGTGCCCCGGCGGCTCCAGGAGCTGCGGCTGTCCCTGACCACGGCGACGGCGGAGCTGTCGCAGCAGCACGGGCGCTCGCCGACGGTGCACGAGCTGGCGGAGCGGCTCGGGATCTCGGAGGAGGAGGTCCTGGAGGGCCTGGAGTCGGCGAACGCCTACTCGACGCTCTCCCTGGACGTGCCGGACACGGACGACGAGTCGCCGGCGGTCGCGGACACGCTGGGCGCGGAGGACGAGGCGCTGGAGGGGGTCGAGTACCGGGAGTCGCTCAAGCCGCTCCTGGAGGACCTGCCGCCGCGCGAGAAGCGGATCCTGCTGCTGCGTTTCTTCGGGAACATGACCCAGTCGCAGATCGCGCAGGAGGTCGGCATCTCGCAGATGCACGTGTCGCGTCTGCTCGCGCGGACGCTGGCACAGCTCCGGGAGAAGCTCCTCGTCGAGGAGTAGCCCGGGGCCGCGCGGAGTGCCGCGGGGCGGTACGGGCGTGCGGGTGTGACGTGCGGTGACGCGGTGGCGTCGCGCGGTGGGTTACGCGGTGTCCTGGCCGGGGCGCTTGATGCCGAGCGCCTCGGTCGTGGACGGGCTGACCAGCAGGACGAGGCCGGTCACGGCGAGGACCGCGAGGGCGACGCCGGCCGGGATCATGACGCTGTCCGCCTGGAGCAGCTGCCAGGCCACGGGCAGCGCGAGGATCTGGGTGATCACCGCGGGGCCGCGGCTCCAGGAGCGGCGCAGCCACAGGCCGCGGGCGGCGGCGAGCGGGATCAGTCCGAGGGCGATCAGGGTGGCG
It encodes:
- a CDS encoding anti-sigma regulatory factor, whose translation is MSQIAGEPGTQDFVEVRLPAAGAYLSVLRTATAGLAARLDFTLDEIEDLRIAVDEACAILLQQAVPGSVLSCVFRLVDDSLDVTVSAPTTDGRAPERDTFAWTVLSALAGKVESSVAEDRTVSISLYKQRGAGPGPA
- a CDS encoding RNA polymerase sigma factor SigF, whose amino-acid sequence is MRSGDATAGIPEQQARPHPEPETGAVPADAGTGTGSRSGARTGVEVATDHAEQADQMSEHEQHEAVPAAPGGAAAHAGREAPAVAADTAGAGHGAEGPSEAEEVHGPAEYPAVPDPHDRTGARALFVELRGLPEGSPEKAALRDRLVRMHLPLVEHLARRFRNRGEPLDDLTQVATIGLIKSVDRFDPDRGVEFSTYATPTVVGEIKRHFRDKGWAVRVPRRLQELRLSLTTATAELSQQHGRSPTVHELAERLGISEEEVLEGLESANAYSTLSLDVPDTDDESPAVADTLGAEDEALEGVEYRESLKPLLEDLPPREKRILLLRFFGNMTQSQIAQEVGISQMHVSRLLARTLAQLREKLLVEE
- a CDS encoding N-acetylmuramoyl-L-alanine amidase; this translates as MASPMSASRFLDALRDEGLTVVEVGDWRTHNRNHKGPWGPVHGVMIHHTVTRGTSNTVRICRDGHSGLPGPLCHGVIAKDGTVHLVGYGRANHAGLGDDEVLRAVIAEKRLPRDDEATTDGNRHFYGFECENLGDGEDPWPKVQLDAIAKAAAAVCRVHGWTHRSVIGHLEWQPGKVDPRGFTMASMRGRIADRLR
- a CDS encoding Na+/H+ antiporter; translation: MDALQLVALVAASAAVAGSARRTPVPAPLLLVAAGLVASYVPGVPDYTLDPHIVLPLILPPLLYTAAVDSSYLDLRANIRPVALLSVGYVLFATVAVGWLAYVLVPDLPLTAALVLGAVVAPPDAVAATAIARKLGLPNRITTILQGESLVNDATAITAYKVALAAAVGEGISWSGGIGEFALAAIGGIGVGLLLMLPIHWLRLRLREALLQNTLSLLIPFIAYAAAEEVHASGVLAVVVVGLALGHKNWQVDFATRLQEEAVWKMVAFVLESAVFALIGLQLPYVVQGLGRYGVGEAAWYAAGVFVAVVVVRFVWVYPATFLPRTSARIREREPGVDWRAPLVVGWAGMRGVVSLAIAFSIPVVTDDVPFPARNLVLFLTFTTVIGTLVVQGLTLPPLIRALKLPGRDRYQETLAEAQAQSEASRAAEERLDALLADERNALPQPLADRLRTVLERRRNAVWERLGAVNELTGETADDTYRRLAREMIDAEREVFVRLRDARRIDDEMMRTLLRRLDLEEAAAYREETG
- a CDS encoding family 2B encapsulin nanocompartment shell protein gives rise to the protein MSVGSVGDEVRAGRAVPQQSLGTAAARNLATTTKSVPQMQEISSRWLLRTLPWVQVKGGTYRVNRRLSHAVGDGRVTFVQTGERVAVIPAELGELPALRGYDDDDALAELASRCRQREYAAGEVIALRGENTDRVHLLAHGRVEQVGEGPYGDEAVLGVLADGAYFGDASLVSEDATWEWTARAATACTVLELTRADVLNLAERAGSLAGHLAEYAALPRRRTNKYGEAAIDLSAGHVGEAVLPHTFVDYEASPREYELSVAQTVLKVHTRVADLYNQPMNQTEQQLRLTVEALRERQEHELVNNREFGLLSNCDYGQRLQPHDGVPGPDDLDELLSRRRGSRMFLAHPRAIAAFGRELNRRGLAADTIDVDGTRITTWRGVPIYPCDKIPVSDAGTTSIICMRTGESEQGVIGLHQPGLPDEIEPSLSCRFMGIDEQAIISYLVTAYYSAAVLVPDALGVLENVEVSRWR
- a CDS encoding 1-aminocyclopropane-1-carboxylate deaminase/D-cysteine desulfhydrase, translating into MNAFDPARLRPRLPSPLEPAVDERFTRRGLTLLLKRDDLIHPDLPGNKWRKLALNLREAGGRPVLTFGGAYSNHLRATAAAGRLLGFATIGVVRGDELAGRPLNPSLARCAADGMRLVFADRATYRAKHRPEALARLLALAGAPDDVYVVPEGGSNVLAVRGCVELGRELNGAEDPPDVVAVACGTGGTLAGLAAAFEGRTLGVPVLRGGFLGREVQALQEAAFGGPRGDWRLDERFHFGGYARTTPELDAFAQDFGTRHELAIERLYVAKMLYGLTALAEEGAFAPGTRIAAVVTGAPEPGPDSGAGRPRGSG
- a CDS encoding UBP-type zinc finger domain-containing protein; the protein is MSECPHIAEMPHPEPVPLHETCQECLADGTHPVQLRLCLSCGHVGCCDSSAGRHATAHFTATGHPVMRTFEPNERWRWCFVDGSIV